In Campylobacter concisus, a single window of DNA contains:
- a CDS encoding beta-ketoacyl-ACP synthase III: protein MPKASLISIASYIPEKILTNFDLEKMVETSDEWIVKRTGIEQRHIATNETTSDLGTKAGELAIKRSGLDKAQIDAIICATISPDHLCMPSTACKIAANLGLNYGVTAFDISAACTGFIYLLELANSLIISGAKKNVLIIGAEKLSSIVDYTDRSTCILFGDGAGAAVISSGNENEIIDIHTASDGKQAELLITPGCGSVFPASEETLKNRLNFIHMSGNEVFKIAVQTLSKSVIEILYANKMQSEDIDFFIPHQANIRIIDAVKNRLNFKDEQCVLTVAKYGNTSSASIPMAINNAYEDGRIKNGSVLLLDAFGGGFTWGSAILKFGGKNFSDLQ, encoded by the coding sequence ATGCCAAAAGCTTCACTGATTTCTATCGCTTCCTATATTCCAGAAAAAATTCTGACAAATTTTGACCTTGAAAAGATGGTTGAAACGAGTGATGAATGGATAGTAAAGCGAACAGGTATCGAACAAAGGCATATTGCAACTAACGAAACAACAAGTGATCTTGGTACAAAGGCTGGTGAATTAGCCATAAAACGCTCAGGGCTTGATAAAGCTCAAATCGATGCAATCATCTGTGCTACGATATCTCCAGATCATCTTTGCATGCCATCTACTGCTTGCAAAATAGCTGCAAATTTGGGTTTAAACTATGGAGTTACAGCATTTGATATAAGTGCGGCTTGTACAGGTTTTATTTATCTTTTAGAGCTTGCAAATTCTCTCATTATTAGCGGTGCTAAAAAAAACGTATTAATTATCGGAGCCGAAAAATTAAGCTCTATTGTTGACTATACAGATAGAAGCACTTGTATACTATTTGGTGATGGAGCGGGCGCGGCTGTAATTAGTAGTGGCAATGAAAATGAGATCATCGATATTCATACGGCAAGCGACGGCAAGCAAGCTGAACTTTTAATAACTCCAGGATGTGGGAGTGTATTTCCAGCCAGTGAGGAAACGCTAAAAAATAGACTAAATTTCATCCATATGAGTGGAAATGAAGTTTTTAAAATAGCAGTTCAAACACTTAGCAAAAGCGTAATAGAAATTTTGTATGCAAATAAAATGCAAAGCGAAGATATTGATTTTTTTATACCTCATCAAGCAAATATAAGAATAATAGATGCAGTAAAAAATAGATTAAATTTTAAAGATGAGCAGTGTGTCTTGACTGTTGCTAAATATGGCAATACAAGCTCCGCTTCAATTCCGATGGCTATAAATAATGCCTATGAAGACGGCCGTATCAAAAATGGTTCAGTTTTGCTTCTTGATGCATTTGGTGGCGGCTTTACATGGGGATCAGCAATTCTAAAATTTGGTGGAAAAAATTTTAGCGACTTACAATAA
- the plsX gene encoding phosphate acyltransferase PlsX, with the protein MIRIAIDAMGGDFGADPIISGVIDALKETEFKAVLVGDSNVIKPLIPQSYLKNIEFLEASEVISMADGATDALKRKDSTIYKAIELLKNKEVDAVVSAGHSGATMSLATLRIGRLKNISRPAIATLMPNSKESATLVLDVGANVDCRSEHLFQFAIMGEAYAKEILGRKEPKVGLLSNGEEESKGNEVSKEAFKLVSRLDSFVGNAEGNQIFDGSIDVMVCDGFMGNILLKTSEGVADAIGKIIKKQIKKSPLAIAGSVLMRKVFKTLKKQVSYDEYGGAPLLGVNGCVIISHGKSNSKAIKNAIFQAIKFANSNINKVIEEELSHFAR; encoded by the coding sequence ATGATTCGCATTGCTATCGATGCTATGGGTGGTGATTTTGGTGCAGATCCTATAATATCTGGTGTTATTGATGCACTAAAAGAGACAGAATTTAAAGCTGTATTAGTCGGCGATAGCAATGTCATCAAACCACTCATTCCACAGTCTTATTTAAAAAATATCGAATTTTTAGAAGCTAGTGAAGTTATTTCAATGGCAGATGGCGCAACTGATGCGCTTAAAAGAAAAGATAGTACGATCTACAAAGCGATTGAACTTTTAAAAAACAAGGAAGTTGATGCTGTAGTTTCTGCTGGTCATAGTGGTGCAACTATGAGTTTAGCTACCCTAAGAATTGGTAGACTAAAAAATATTTCTCGCCCAGCAATTGCAACACTTATGCCAAATTCAAAAGAATCTGCTACTTTAGTTTTAGATGTTGGTGCAAATGTTGATTGCAGAAGTGAGCATTTGTTTCAATTTGCCATAATGGGTGAAGCCTATGCAAAAGAAATTTTAGGTAGAAAAGAGCCAAAAGTTGGTCTTTTATCAAATGGTGAAGAAGAGAGCAAAGGTAATGAAGTTAGCAAAGAAGCATTTAAATTAGTTTCTAGGCTTGATAGCTTTGTTGGTAATGCAGAAGGCAATCAAATTTTTGATGGTAGTATCGATGTAATGGTTTGTGATGGTTTTATGGGAAATATTCTTTTAAAGACTAGCGAAGGCGTTGCAGATGCTATAGGTAAAATTATCAAAAAACAAATTAAAAAATCACCTCTTGCTATAGCTGGCTCTGTACTCATGAGAAAAGTTTTTAAGACACTTAAAAAGCAGGTTAGCTATGACGAATATGGCGGTGCACCGCTTCTTGGTGTAAATGGTTGTGTTATCATAAGTCACGGCAAAAGCAATTCAAAAGCTATAAAGAATGCAATTTTTCAAGCAATAAAATTTGCTAATTCAAATATAAACAAAGTTATCGAAGAAGAACTTTCGCACTTTGCAAGGTAA
- the rpmF gene encoding 50S ribosomal protein L32 — translation MAVPKRRVSHSRAAKRRTHYKVTLPVPVKDKDGSWKMPHRINKTTGEY, via the coding sequence ATGGCAGTACCAAAGCGAAGAGTGAGTCATTCTCGTGCAGCAAAACGTAGAACACATTATAAAGTTACACTTCCAGTGCCTGTAAAAGACAAAGATGGTTCTTGGAAAATGCCTCACCGCATAAACAAAACTACAGGTGAATATTAA
- the ndk gene encoding nucleoside-diphosphate kinase, translating to MQRTLSIIKPDAVKKNVVGKIIDRFESNGLRIAAAKKIQLSKCDAKAFYAVHKDRPFFNDLVEFMISGPVVVMVLEGENAVAKNRELMGATNPKEAAPGTIRADFADSIDANAVHGSDSLENAVNEINFFFASREIC from the coding sequence ATGCAAAGAACACTTTCTATTATTAAGCCTGATGCTGTTAAGAAAAATGTTGTTGGAAAAATTATAGATAGATTTGAAAGTAACGGCCTAAGGATCGCAGCTGCAAAGAAAATTCAACTTAGCAAATGCGATGCAAAAGCATTTTATGCAGTTCATAAAGATAGACCTTTCTTCAACGATCTAGTCGAATTTATGATAAGCGGACCAGTTGTAGTTATGGTTTTAGAGGGTGAAAATGCAGTTGCTAAAAACCGCGAGTTAATGGGTGCAACTAACCCAAAAGAAGCAGCTCCTGGCACTATAAGAGCTGATTTTGCTGATAGTATTGATGCAAATGCAGTTCACGGAAGTGACAGCCTGGAAAATGCTGTGAATGAAATAAATTTCTTCTTTGCTTCAAGAGAAATTTGCTAA
- a CDS encoding NADH-quinone oxidoreductase subunit I, translated as MSVKITDICISCGSCIDECPVSAIVDDSDNPTGADTYYVYSNKCVECVGYNDEPACASACPTDGCIVWDAVVAGQPSRDQIGADARNGSIPVIQ; from the coding sequence ATGTCTGTAAAAATAACTGATATATGCATAAGCTGTGGTTCATGTATTGATGAATGCCCAGTTTCAGCTATCGTTGATGATAGCGATAACCCAACTGGAGCAGATACATACTATGTTTATTCAAATAAATGCGTTGAGTGCGTAGGCTATAATGATGAGCCAGCCTGTGCATCTGCCTGTCCAACTGATGGTTGTATCGTATGGGATGCTGTTGTAGCAGGACAACCTTCTCGCGATCAAATTGGTGCTGATGCACGCAATGGCTCTATTCCAGTTATTCAATAA